The following proteins are encoded in a genomic region of Synechococcus sp. ROS8604:
- a CDS encoding B12-binding domain-containing radical SAM protein: MRTLFVYPQFPKTFWSYEKILELVNRKVLLPPLGLVTVAALLPQEWEMKLVDRNVREVTSAEWDWAELVVISGMIVQKDDMQQQINEARSRGIPVAVGGPYASSTPDAPEIADADFKILDEGEITLPLFIEAIQRGDRSGRFSAEGEKPDVTSTPIPRFDLLQLEAYDSMSVQFSRGCPFNCEFCDIIVLYGRKPRTKTPEQLVAELQSLYDLGWRRSIFLVDDNFIGNKRNAKLLLPQIKAWQEDRGYPFSFATEASVDLADDDEMMRMMHEARFESVFLGIETPDEASLETARKVQNTRNPLDAAVDRITANGIRVMAGFIIGFDGEKDGAGLRIVDFVTRTGIPAAMMGMLQALPNTALWHRLEKEGRLIQDESAAKGVNQTNLLNFKPTRPIRDIANEYVEAFCTLYEPNAYMDRVYSYYLKMGAPRWKGTSKLPTWTDIKALSIVIWRQGLKRDTRGRFWRYLFGMARQNPAMLEQFIVVLAHNEHFMEYRAIVQQEIREQLESLPPEEPSNSRELQPV, from the coding sequence ATGCGCACCCTTTTCGTCTATCCCCAATTTCCCAAGACGTTCTGGAGTTACGAAAAAATTCTGGAACTGGTCAACAGAAAGGTGTTGCTACCGCCTTTAGGCCTCGTCACGGTTGCAGCCCTCCTTCCCCAGGAATGGGAGATGAAGTTGGTGGATCGCAACGTGCGCGAAGTGACCTCTGCCGAATGGGATTGGGCCGAGCTGGTGGTGATCTCAGGAATGATCGTCCAGAAGGACGACATGCAACAACAGATCAACGAAGCAAGGAGTCGTGGGATTCCAGTAGCGGTTGGAGGCCCCTACGCCAGCTCCACCCCTGATGCGCCAGAAATTGCGGACGCCGATTTCAAAATCTTGGATGAGGGGGAAATCACCCTGCCCCTGTTTATCGAAGCCATCCAGAGGGGGGATCGCAGCGGTCGGTTCAGCGCAGAAGGAGAAAAGCCTGATGTGACCTCCACCCCAATCCCCCGCTTTGACCTGCTGCAGCTCGAGGCCTATGACTCCATGAGCGTCCAGTTCTCGCGGGGCTGTCCATTCAATTGCGAATTTTGCGACATCATCGTTCTCTACGGACGCAAACCACGCACCAAAACACCTGAGCAGTTGGTTGCTGAATTGCAATCGCTTTATGACCTTGGATGGAGGCGTTCGATCTTCCTGGTCGATGACAATTTCATCGGCAACAAGCGCAACGCGAAGCTTTTGCTGCCGCAAATCAAAGCCTGGCAAGAAGACCGTGGCTACCCATTCAGTTTTGCAACTGAGGCATCCGTCGATCTAGCCGATGACGACGAAATGATGCGAATGATGCACGAAGCTCGTTTTGAAAGCGTGTTCCTTGGCATTGAAACCCCCGATGAAGCCAGCCTAGAAACCGCGAGAAAAGTTCAAAACACTCGCAATCCACTTGATGCCGCTGTTGACCGCATTACGGCCAATGGCATTCGGGTGATGGCTGGATTCATCATTGGTTTCGACGGAGAAAAAGATGGTGCTGGCTTACGTATCGTTGATTTCGTAACCCGTACAGGAATTCCTGCAGCCATGATGGGAATGCTGCAAGCCCTTCCCAACACAGCCCTATGGCATCGTCTTGAAAAAGAAGGTCGCTTGATTCAAGACGAATCGGCTGCCAAGGGTGTTAACCAAACGAATTTGCTTAATTTTAAACCAACCCGACCCATTCGTGACATTGCCAACGAATATGTCGAAGCATTTTGCACGCTTTACGAACCCAATGCCTACATGGATCGGGTTTATTCCTACTACTTAAAAATGGGAGCGCCACGCTGGAAAGGAACCAGCAAGTTGCCTACCTGGACTGATATCAAAGCACTATCGATCGTGATCTGGCGTCAAGGCCTAAAACGCGATACTCGCGGGCGCTTTTGGCGCTATCTGTTTGGAATGGCTCGCCAGAATCCAGCCATGCTTGAGCAGTTCATCGTTGTCCTTGCACACAACGAACATTTCATGGAGTACAGAGCAATTGTGCAACAGGAAATCCGTGAGCAGCTGGAATCATTGCCACCAGAAGAACCCAGCAACTCTCGCGAGCTTCAGCCTGTTTGA
- a CDS encoding DUF4346 domain-containing protein, translating into MNQTNSAIDLNACAQLDDQLSQRFIALDPLGYFLIRVDVAAAELVVEHYGNTIDEQGLARDPDSGEVIACRKGGPRTPTAVLRGRTAKELGIALCEGDGNHPLSRLDHAMYLGRELQKAEQCLREGSPYVQD; encoded by the coding sequence TTGAACCAGACCAACAGTGCCATAGACCTCAACGCCTGTGCTCAGCTGGATGATCAGTTGTCGCAGCGATTTATAGCCTTAGATCCGTTGGGTTATTTCTTGATTCGCGTGGATGTTGCTGCCGCTGAATTGGTTGTTGAGCACTACGGCAACACGATTGATGAGCAAGGCCTTGCGCGGGATCCAGATTCCGGGGAAGTGATTGCTTGCCGGAAGGGTGGTCCTAGAACGCCCACGGCCGTGTTGCGTGGGCGTACGGCAAAAGAATTGGGGATTGCCTTGTGCGAAGGGGACGGAAACCATCCCCTAAGCCGTTTGGATCATGCGATGTATTTGGGTCGGGAACTTCAGAAGGCAGAACAGTGTTTGCGCGAAGGAAGTCCTTACGTTCAGGATTAA
- a CDS encoding GNAT family N-acetyltransferase, with product MASLKACWHRSIREIPEQQWEQLLGPEVIPFYRWNWLAALEDSGSVAPDQGWQPLHLSLWRGEEHLCAVAPLYLKGHSYGEFVFDQAFARLAGDLGLRYYPKLIGMSPVSPVQGYRFHIAADEDPAALTQLMLELIDTFARNNGILSCNFLYVDPLWRPLAEAAGCAAWLNQQSLWTSDGQANFDDYLAGFNANQRRNIKRERKAVRAAGIEITPLCGEDLDPSLMQCMHQFYEQHCARWGMWGSKYLEASFFDALATNALRERIVLFSAHRGNPHEPVAMSLCVHDDASLWGRYWGSHEEIDCLHFEVCYYAPIEWALKQGLKSFDPGAGGSHKRRRGFVARPHTSLHRWYEPQMEGLIRGWLGKVNPLMLEEIEAINAELPFRKETPSLAL from the coding sequence ATGGCATCCCTGAAGGCTTGTTGGCATCGCTCGATTCGGGAGATACCCGAACAGCAGTGGGAACAGCTGCTTGGTCCTGAGGTCATTCCCTTCTATCGCTGGAATTGGCTGGCGGCCCTTGAAGATTCTGGGAGCGTGGCGCCCGATCAGGGATGGCAGCCACTGCACCTATCCCTGTGGCGCGGAGAGGAGCATCTTTGTGCGGTCGCTCCGCTCTATCTCAAGGGTCACAGTTATGGGGAGTTTGTGTTTGATCAAGCGTTCGCTCGGCTCGCTGGCGACCTTGGTCTTCGTTATTACCCAAAGTTGATTGGGATGAGCCCCGTCAGCCCGGTACAGGGCTATCGCTTCCACATAGCTGCAGATGAAGATCCTGCGGCATTGACCCAACTCATGCTGGAGTTGATTGATACCTTTGCTCGTAATAATGGCATCCTCAGCTGTAATTTTCTCTACGTTGATCCGCTCTGGCGTCCTTTAGCAGAAGCTGCAGGTTGTGCTGCTTGGTTGAATCAGCAGAGTCTCTGGACATCAGATGGGCAGGCCAATTTTGACGACTATTTGGCAGGGTTTAATGCCAATCAGCGCCGTAATATCAAACGAGAGCGGAAGGCGGTTCGTGCAGCAGGCATCGAGATTACCCCCCTTTGTGGTGAGGATCTCGATCCTTCATTGATGCAATGCATGCATCAATTTTATGAACAGCACTGTGCTCGTTGGGGGATGTGGGGTAGCAAGTATCTCGAAGCATCGTTTTTCGATGCCTTGGCTACGAATGCATTGCGTGAGCGGATTGTTCTCTTTAGTGCGCATCGTGGCAACCCCCATGAGCCAGTGGCTATGTCACTTTGCGTGCATGACGATGCATCGCTCTGGGGGCGGTACTGGGGGAGCCATGAAGAGATTGATTGTTTGCATTTTGAGGTTTGCTATTACGCTCCGATTGAGTGGGCTTTGAAGCAGGGACTGAAGAGTTTTGATCCAGGAGCAGGGGGGAGCCACAAACGTCGGCGTGGGTTTGTGGCTCGACCTCATACCAGCCTCCATCGCTGGTATGAGCCCCAGATGGAAGGATTGATTCGTGGCTGGCTCGGCAAGGTCAATCCACTGATGCTCGAGGAGATTGAGGCGATCAATGCTGAGCTCCCTTTTCGAAAAGAGACGCCATCCCTTGCTCTGTAA
- a CDS encoding dihydrofolate reductase family protein, whose product MQRPSVRLVLAVSLDGRLAPASGGAAQLGGAGDRHVLEQALAWADAVLIGAGTLRAHRCTCLIHEPQLLAQRKQEGRPLQPTALVVSRRPDFGLEWPFFQQALERQLLTPDRISVDGFSAIHRLQPSWETTLVELAALGFHRLVLLGGAGLCSSLLEADQVDELQLTLSPCLLGGRFSWIPYEGCTMPLALSQPDAWTLLSADRLSGNELLVRYGRSR is encoded by the coding sequence GTGCAGCGACCATCGGTTCGTCTGGTGCTAGCCGTCAGTTTGGATGGGCGGCTTGCTCCTGCGTCTGGAGGGGCTGCTCAGCTCGGCGGTGCTGGCGATCGGCACGTCCTTGAACAGGCTTTGGCTTGGGCCGATGCGGTTCTGATCGGTGCAGGAACGCTGCGGGCCCATCGCTGCACCTGTTTGATTCATGAACCACAGCTTCTGGCGCAGCGCAAGCAAGAGGGCAGGCCGTTACAGCCAACGGCGCTGGTGGTGAGTCGCCGTCCAGACTTTGGTCTGGAGTGGCCTTTTTTTCAACAAGCGCTTGAGCGTCAGCTCTTGACCCCAGATCGGATCTCCGTGGATGGTTTCTCTGCCATTCATCGCTTGCAACCATCCTGGGAGACCACCCTGGTGGAGCTTGCGGCATTGGGCTTTCATCGCCTCGTTCTTCTTGGAGGAGCGGGCCTCTGTTCATCCCTTCTGGAAGCCGATCAAGTGGATGAGCTGCAGCTGACTCTGAGCCCATGCCTGCTGGGAGGTCGGTTCAGCTGGATTCCGTATGAAGGATGCACCATGCCATTGGCTTTATCGCAGCCCGATGCTTGGACGCTGTTATCGGCCGATCGACTGAGCGGAAATGAGCTGTTGGTTCGTTATGGACGCAGCCGCTGA
- a CDS encoding 6-carboxytetrahydropterin synthase, producing MTDAITTAPHGQGRGCVITRRACFSSSHRYWLPELSADDNAARFGSCAIAPGHGHNYELIVSMAGGLDANGMVLNLSDVKHAIRSEVTEQLDFRFLNEAWPEFDVTNPEGCLPTTEALVRIIWSRLANQLPLVALRLYESSGLWADYLGQTMDAYLTIRTHFAAAHRLARPELSQEENEQIYGKCARPHGHGHNYLVDVTVRGSIDPRTGMVCDLAALQRLVSDLVVEPFDHTFLNKDVAHFADCVPTAENIALHIVDRLSTPVRAIGAQLHKVRLQESPNNAAEVYAEAPALNAMPEAMHSAVNG from the coding sequence ATGACTGATGCCATCACGACGGCACCGCACGGCCAAGGTCGTGGCTGTGTCATCACCCGCCGAGCCTGTTTTAGCTCCAGCCACCGTTATTGGTTGCCGGAATTAAGTGCTGACGACAACGCAGCCCGTTTTGGATCCTGTGCGATTGCCCCTGGCCATGGACACAATTACGAACTCATTGTGTCCATGGCCGGTGGCCTTGACGCCAATGGCATGGTGCTGAACCTCTCTGATGTGAAGCATGCGATTCGTTCGGAAGTCACCGAACAACTCGATTTTCGCTTCCTCAATGAGGCTTGGCCAGAATTCGATGTGACCAATCCGGAGGGTTGCCTGCCAACCACCGAAGCTTTGGTTCGGATCATCTGGTCTCGGTTGGCCAATCAGCTGCCGCTTGTGGCGCTGCGCCTTTATGAATCATCAGGCCTGTGGGCCGACTATCTCGGACAAACCATGGACGCCTATCTCACTATCCGCACTCATTTCGCTGCTGCGCACCGTCTGGCAAGACCAGAGTTGAGCCAAGAGGAGAACGAGCAGATTTACGGCAAATGTGCCCGTCCCCATGGCCACGGCCACAACTACTTGGTGGATGTCACGGTGCGCGGAAGCATTGACCCCCGCACGGGGATGGTCTGCGACCTAGCGGCGCTTCAACGTCTCGTCAGCGACCTCGTGGTGGAGCCTTTCGATCACACCTTCCTCAATAAGGACGTCGCCCATTTCGCCGATTGTGTTCCGACGGCTGAAAACATTGCCCTGCATATCGTTGATCGACTGAGCACCCCCGTTCGCGCTATTGGTGCTCAGTTGCACAAGGTGCGGCTTCAGGAAAGCCCCAACAACGCTGCAGAGGTGTACGCCGAAGCTCCTGCACTCAATGCGATGCCCGAAGCAATGCATTCTGCCGTTAACGGCTAG
- a CDS encoding shikimate kinase → MADGATTTPHPLKARLGGRNLYLIGMMGSGKSSTGRPLAQRLGYGFVDADGVVEALAGRPIPQIFETEGEPGFRALESQVLQAIGERHSLVVATGGGVITQPENWGVLHQGIVIWLAPERDQLLARLLADPGARPLLQNQNPEAALDALLEARTPLYAEADLRITVGDETVNAVTDRILEAVPGILKPHELMFQAPGARQTTED, encoded by the coding sequence ATGGCTGACGGCGCGACGACGACACCCCATCCTTTGAAAGCCCGTTTGGGCGGCCGGAACCTCTACCTGATCGGAATGATGGGGAGTGGTAAAAGCAGCACGGGGCGCCCCCTAGCCCAACGCCTGGGCTACGGCTTCGTTGACGCCGACGGCGTCGTGGAAGCGCTGGCTGGCCGCCCGATCCCCCAAATCTTTGAGACAGAGGGAGAGCCAGGCTTCCGAGCACTCGAAAGTCAGGTCCTGCAAGCCATTGGCGAACGCCATTCGCTCGTGGTTGCGACCGGTGGTGGTGTGATCACGCAGCCAGAAAACTGGGGCGTTCTGCATCAAGGGATCGTGATCTGGCTTGCCCCTGAACGGGACCAACTCCTGGCGCGTCTCCTCGCAGATCCAGGAGCCAGGCCTCTGCTTCAAAATCAAAATCCTGAAGCGGCTTTAGACGCGCTCCTGGAAGCTCGTACCCCTCTTTACGCCGAGGCCGATCTGCGGATCACGGTGGGCGACGAGACGGTCAACGCTGTGACAGATCGAATCCTTGAGGCCGTCCCTGGCATTCTCAAACCCCATGAACTCATGTTCCAGGCTCCAGGCGCACGGCAAACCACTGAAGATTGA
- a CDS encoding chlororespiratory reduction protein 7, producing the protein MSDPLIRACDHYVVLEPGKPERLLSSDDTLTWLTDQLDNMSVLPSDLRAFGSSSAAAERLLDTACDLELAPGFNLQWFAVRLEPGT; encoded by the coding sequence ATGTCCGATCCCCTCATCCGTGCTTGTGATCACTATGTGGTGCTTGAGCCGGGCAAGCCAGAACGACTGCTCAGTTCCGATGACACCCTGACATGGCTGACGGATCAGCTGGACAATATGTCAGTGCTACCAAGTGATTTGCGTGCGTTTGGATCGTCATCTGCCGCCGCAGAAAGGCTCTTGGACACAGCCTGCGATCTCGAGCTGGCTCCAGGGTTCAATCTTCAGTGGTTTGCCGTGCGCCTGGAGCCTGGAACATGA
- a CDS encoding DUF6816 family protein, protein MTRPLLALIMAVLLLAGPATPALADNTEHHQQLEARLKDWPAWSDPAPLPRPRANQDLVYPDWFAGLWEVESLDLLANGTVDETLPPLQHLAQFQLNPQNEVVGNRPFNARAIGQALLGEQLISVEQAPQQVNRQLARLSDDRLLETTVIGREQTSINAATFLSDELVLQVMHGARAPRLSRIETLSRYRPCPNEPGAEIISRICGEQWQQTYQAPGETSESFVQRPSRYKLTLTRLQDPAEAGEHPADRATQTTAEGGDDH, encoded by the coding sequence ATGACGCGGCCACTGCTGGCACTGATCATGGCCGTGCTTCTTCTCGCTGGACCAGCAACACCAGCCTTAGCGGACAACACAGAACACCATCAGCAGCTCGAAGCACGCCTCAAGGATTGGCCAGCCTGGTCGGATCCTGCTCCTCTGCCGCGGCCACGCGCCAACCAGGACCTGGTGTATCCGGATTGGTTTGCAGGGCTTTGGGAGGTGGAAAGCCTGGATCTTTTGGCGAACGGCACGGTGGACGAAACATTGCCCCCCTTGCAGCATCTGGCCCAGTTTCAGCTCAATCCGCAGAACGAGGTGGTGGGGAATCGACCGTTTAATGCCAGAGCGATTGGTCAGGCGCTCTTAGGCGAGCAACTGATCAGCGTGGAGCAAGCCCCTCAGCAAGTGAACCGTCAGCTCGCTCGACTCAGCGACGATCGCCTGCTGGAAACGACGGTGATCGGCAGGGAACAAACATCGATCAACGCCGCAACCTTTCTGAGTGATGAGCTTGTTCTCCAGGTGATGCATGGGGCAAGGGCCCCAAGACTCAGCAGAATTGAAACCCTCAGTCGCTATCGGCCATGCCCAAACGAGCCAGGCGCTGAAATTATCAGTCGAATCTGCGGGGAGCAATGGCAACAGACCTATCAAGCTCCAGGGGAAACCAGCGAATCGTTTGTGCAACGACCAAGCCGTTACAAGCTCACGCTCACACGGCTGCAGGATCCTGCTGAAGCAGGCGAGCATCCAGCCGATCGCGCCACTCAAACAACGGCTGAAGGCGGGGATGATCACTGA
- a CDS encoding glutathione S-transferase family protein — MLELHQFRHSAFCLKVRMALHAKGLSFREVEVTPGIGQLAVFRLSGQRQVPVLVDGDTVVADSSAICRYLEELQPEPPFFPKDRRAVAQVHLIEDWADTTLAGSVRAALLQAAVDDPDLRAALLPDDVPGPIRQVMTGVPTGWLSGMNELFGQEERSAMLNNLIAIADGLTADSVLVGESLSLADLAVAAQLSLLRFPASSGPQLAGRGVAGLSDHPRLQPLFEWRDRLDARLLQQDPAAV, encoded by the coding sequence ATGTTGGAGCTGCATCAATTCCGTCACTCCGCCTTCTGCCTCAAGGTGCGGATGGCGTTGCACGCCAAAGGTTTGAGCTTTCGAGAAGTGGAAGTTACGCCTGGAATCGGTCAATTAGCCGTGTTCCGTTTGTCAGGGCAAAGGCAAGTTCCGGTGCTCGTGGATGGCGACACGGTGGTGGCAGATTCCAGCGCGATTTGTCGTTATTTGGAGGAGCTTCAGCCCGAACCGCCCTTCTTCCCGAAGGATCGCCGCGCTGTGGCCCAGGTTCATTTGATCGAAGATTGGGCCGATACAACCTTGGCTGGATCCGTCCGCGCGGCTCTGCTTCAGGCTGCTGTGGATGACCCAGATTTGCGTGCGGCCCTTTTGCCCGATGACGTACCGGGCCCGATTCGGCAGGTGATGACCGGCGTTCCCACGGGTTGGCTCAGTGGGATGAATGAGCTGTTTGGCCAGGAGGAGCGTTCCGCCATGCTCAACAACTTGATTGCGATTGCGGATGGACTCACGGCGGACAGCGTCTTGGTTGGCGAGTCCCTCAGCCTGGCTGATTTGGCCGTAGCGGCGCAGCTATCCCTGTTGCGCTTCCCCGCTTCATCAGGCCCCCAATTGGCTGGCCGTGGGGTCGCTGGTCTCAGTGATCATCCCCGCCTTCAGCCGTTGTTTGAGTGGCGCGATCGGCTGGATGCTCGCCTGCTTCAGCAGGATCCTGCAGCCGTGTGA
- a CDS encoding DUF751 family protein: MREFFVNVTRYPRYLIAFSLGVLNSVAEPLAKRRSNPVTAVALIGALISGFITLGLVLRAMVTSTAPLS, encoded by the coding sequence ATGCGCGAGTTTTTCGTCAATGTGACGCGTTACCCGCGCTACCTCATTGCCTTCAGCCTTGGAGTCCTCAACTCCGTTGCAGAGCCTTTAGCGAAGCGGCGCAGCAATCCCGTCACGGCAGTGGCTCTGATCGGGGCCTTGATCAGTGGCTTCATCACCCTTGGGCTGGTGCTCCGTGCCATGGTGACCTCAACAGCACCACTGAGCTGA
- the rbfA gene encoding 30S ribosome-binding factor RbfA gives MAQGRRVERVAALIRKETSELLINGIRDERVHQGMVSITEVEVSGDLQHCRIFVSVFGEQAQKDEVMDGLEAARGFLRGELGRRLQMRRAPEIVFKLDLGIEKGTSVLHLLGELERERDERGDVPEGTELPESP, from the coding sequence ATGGCCCAGGGACGTCGAGTTGAACGGGTTGCCGCCTTAATCCGCAAGGAAACCAGCGAGCTGCTGATCAATGGGATCCGTGACGAACGGGTCCATCAAGGCATGGTCAGCATCACCGAGGTGGAGGTCAGCGGAGACCTCCAACATTGTCGAATTTTCGTGAGTGTCTTCGGCGAACAGGCGCAAAAAGACGAAGTCATGGATGGACTAGAGGCCGCTCGAGGATTCCTTCGTGGGGAGCTTGGCCGTCGTCTGCAAATGCGCCGCGCCCCTGAGATCGTGTTCAAACTCGATCTTGGAATTGAGAAAGGCACCAGCGTGCTCCATTTGCTTGGGGAACTCGAACGGGAGCGGGATGAACGAGGAGATGTTCCAGAAGGAACCGAACTCCCGGAGAGTCCATGA
- a CDS encoding glycoside hydrolase family 3 N-terminal domain-containing protein, with amino-acid sequence MNAGELGQGELREAVARLLVVRASGHATDRQRRYPRWELSNHELEQLLGAGVGGVILLGGTATELQQRCRTFQRWARQPILLCADVEEGVGQRFEGASWLVPPMALGRLHRRAPRQAVELAENYGRCCGNQAKRCGLNWVLAPVCDVNNNPDNPVINVRAWGEDPNTVGELTGAFQRGLAATGVLGCAKHFPGHGDTASDSHLELPLLQHSRERLESLELQPFRTLIQAGVSSVMTAHLLIPALDEQWPATLSTNVLTRLLRDDLGFKGLVVTDALVMEAIAARYGAGEAAVLAFAAGADLILMPADAVAALDALCDALLSGRVPMARLHDSLNRRQTALQSIQLPLDSSDNEHTIETAEERTLSLELVKQSLEIASPAFANELTQPKESSQANPIEVINLIRVDGVLPCPVLPANAPAILLPKALGFQSLVSHPLGISPWANPADPAAPLALDRIGEGPLLLQLFVRGNPFQANRSAQEPWTDAIKQLIGLNRLFGLAVYGSPYVWEALSALLPRSIPAAYSPGQMPDAQQELLQQLLQQLKQHRLNPDPASAPSTFAINEFTD; translated from the coding sequence ATGAATGCGGGTGAGCTCGGTCAGGGCGAGCTCCGAGAGGCCGTCGCCCGATTGTTGGTGGTGCGCGCCAGCGGTCATGCCACAGACAGGCAACGGCGATACCCACGCTGGGAGCTCAGCAATCACGAGCTGGAGCAGCTCCTAGGCGCTGGGGTCGGGGGCGTGATCCTGCTCGGTGGAACAGCCACAGAATTGCAACAGCGCTGCCGCACCTTTCAGCGCTGGGCTAGGCAACCCATCCTGTTGTGCGCCGACGTTGAAGAAGGCGTGGGCCAACGGTTTGAGGGAGCCAGCTGGCTCGTGCCGCCGATGGCGCTCGGACGGCTCCATCGCAGAGCTCCGAGACAGGCCGTAGAACTGGCTGAAAACTACGGACGTTGCTGCGGCAATCAGGCAAAACGCTGCGGGCTGAATTGGGTCCTGGCACCGGTTTGCGATGTCAACAACAACCCCGACAACCCGGTCATCAACGTGCGGGCATGGGGTGAAGATCCAAACACCGTGGGGGAGTTAACAGGAGCTTTTCAGCGTGGACTGGCGGCAACAGGCGTCTTGGGGTGCGCCAAGCATTTCCCTGGGCATGGCGACACCGCCAGCGATTCCCACCTGGAACTTCCTCTGCTGCAACACAGTCGCGAACGCTTAGAGAGCCTTGAACTTCAGCCGTTTCGCACCCTGATCCAGGCGGGAGTCAGCAGTGTGATGACCGCCCATCTTCTTATTCCGGCATTGGATGAACAGTGGCCGGCCACCCTCTCCACCAACGTGCTCACCAGGCTGTTACGGGATGATCTTGGCTTCAAGGGCCTTGTGGTCACCGATGCCTTGGTGATGGAGGCCATCGCGGCTCGCTACGGAGCAGGCGAAGCCGCAGTGCTGGCATTCGCCGCAGGTGCTGACTTGATCTTGATGCCGGCCGATGCCGTGGCCGCCCTCGACGCTCTCTGCGATGCGCTGCTTTCCGGTCGCGTGCCCATGGCCCGTCTTCACGACTCGCTCAATCGCCGCCAGACGGCTTTGCAATCCATCCAGCTGCCGCTCGATTCGAGCGACAACGAGCACACGATTGAAACAGCGGAGGAGAGAACGCTCAGCTTGGAGCTCGTCAAGCAGTCGCTGGAGATCGCCAGCCCTGCCTTCGCCAACGAGTTAACCCAGCCCAAGGAGTCAAGCCAGGCCAACCCCATCGAGGTCATCAACCTGATCCGGGTGGATGGTGTTCTTCCCTGCCCGGTGCTTCCTGCCAATGCACCTGCCATCCTTCTTCCCAAAGCCCTCGGCTTCCAATCCCTCGTCAGCCATCCCCTAGGCATTTCCCCGTGGGCGAATCCAGCGGATCCAGCAGCCCCGCTGGCGCTCGATCGCATCGGGGAAGGGCCTCTGCTCCTGCAATTATTTGTCCGAGGCAATCCGTTTCAAGCCAACCGCAGCGCTCAGGAGCCCTGGACTGATGCCATCAAACAGCTGATTGGCTTGAACCGACTTTTCGGCTTGGCGGTGTACGGAAGCCCCTACGTCTGGGAGGCACTGAGCGCCCTGCTGCCGAGATCCATTCCAGCGGCTTACAGCCCTGGGCAAATGCCTGACGCACAGCAAGAGTTGCTTCAACAGTTGCTTCAACAGTTGAAGCAACATCGCCTGAATCCGGATCCTGCTTCAGCGCCATCAACGTTTGCCATCAACGAATTCACCGACTGA